In the genome of Methanococcoides burtonii DSM 6242, the window GACAAGGTCACAGGTAACCTTAAACTTGTATAAGATAGGGGCTATATAATGGGATATGACAGGTCATTTATGACGTCATTGGCTACTATAATAGTAGTTATAATTGTTGTATTGCTCCTGACATCCACTTCGGACATCGGTATTGCAGGTGTAAAGGATTTGTCTATCAACAATTATTTTTCAGGCAATAGCAAAGATATTCTGAAAAATGGTGAACTGACAATCCCAAATGTTTTAGAGGAACACAAGCCACCAATCGAGACCAAACCGCATACCAGTTCAACATTTTCACCGGGTTACGCAATCTCTACTTCTTACCAGCATGCCGGACTTTACAAAGGAACTGGCGGAGTAGTGGACATCGCAATCAAGAATGTTGGAGATACTACTCTTTTCATATACAGATACGGTATAGAAACCTATGGCGGAAGTTTCAGAAATTATGATACCGGATACACCATTTATCCGGGAGAAGAAAAACATATAGGGTTCGTTTGTATAGATGTCCCATCAAATACGGATATCGTTGAAGTGAAGATCGGGCTGGGAATTCTCGCCAAAGGAAGCTCCGGTAACTGGTACGATTACGGAACGGAATTCTTCGAAGAGATAGAAATAGATACCGACCCCATACCAACAGGTAATGAGATAGAATACTTTTACAATACAGAACCATTCTTTACAGCTACCAATGACAAGATCGACCCACGCAACGAAGACGTTCGGGCAGTTGCTGCATCCGCGATTGCCATGTATCCGGGAGAATATAATATTTACCAGCTCTATACTTTGTTCGATCATGTAAAGAACGATATAAAATACATGAGCGATCCAAGGGGAACTGATTACTGGGCAACTCCAAATGAAACTCTTAAAGAGAATTCCGATAAACCCCTCAAACAGAAGCAATATTTATAACCTATTACAATAATTTTGTATTATGTCCTTAACAAACTTTGCTTTTAAAGAAGAGTACAAACGTCTTGAAAATCTCGGTGACAAGCTCTCTGAAATTGAATCTCTCATCGATTGGAAACCATTTCGTCCAATTATAGCAGAGATGTATATCAATAAAACAGAGTTCGGTGGCAGACCAAACGTTGATGAAATCGTCATGCTCAAAATGTTAGTATTGCAACAATGGCATGGCCTATCTGACCCTGAACTTGAAAGACAAGCTACTGATAGAATTTCCTTTAGGAAATTCTTGGGCTTTCCTGCAAAAATTCCAGATCATACTACTGTTTGGGCATTTAGAGAACGAATTTCCCAGGCAGGAAAAGAAGATGAAATCTGGAATGAAATGCAAAGACAACTTAATAAGAAAGGTCTGAAGATCAAGCAAGGTATGATTCAGGATGCAACATTTATACATGCTGATCCAGGACATGCAAATCTTGATACTCCTCGTGGAAATGAAGCAAAGACCAGAAGATGTAAGGACGGTACATGGACAAAAAAGGCATCTAAGTCACATTTTGGATATAAACTACATACCATTGAAGATACCGAATATGATCTGATAAGGAGATATAGGACAACTACTGCCTCAGTTCATGATAGTCAGGTGGATCTTTCTGAAGAAGGCGAAGTTGTTTACAGAGATAGAGGTTACTTTGGTGCAATTTCAAAAGGATATGATGCAACTATGCAAAGGGGAGTACGAGGGCACCCTATTGGTATTAGGGATAAGATGAGAAACAAAAGAATAAGCAGGAAAAGAGCAAAGGGAGAAAGACCTTATGCTGTTATCAAAAATGTGTTTACGTCAGGATTTGTAAGAGTAACAACGTTGGCAAGAGTAAATGTCAAAATGGCGATTACAGCATTCAGCTATAATCTCTATCAATTGAGGACAATAAGAAGAAAATCATTAGGATGAATAGCGGTAGCTATTCAAAAAAGTTGGAAAGTATATAAATAGATACTAGCAAACTGCTGGAAATAGAGAGAAAAGCTCAAAATTTTAGCTGGAAATATTTGCTTTGAAAAAAATCAGCAGTTAATCGCAATTCTCTAAAGTAAAAGCTGGTGATTGTGATGATTCAGCGATCCTGCTTTCATCCCTTATCGAGGCCATTGGAGGTACAAGCCGGTTATATATCACCGACACCCATGTCTTTGCTACTGCATACATAGGAAAAGGTGAAGAAACCTCAAAGATAATCAGTGCTCTGAAAGACCATTATGGTTGCGTACCTGTATATTATACGACCGATGAATATGGCTCATGGCTCATAATGGATACTACATCAGGCCTTTATGCAGGTGGTCTTTCTGCGGACGCTGCACCTTCCGCAAATGGTTGGAAGTTCACTGATACTGAAGAAGTAATTGTCATCGACATAGTCCCCAAATGAAGGAGAGACATATGAATAACGTTCCAAATGTAGAAAAACAGATAGGAATTGACCTATACACAACTAAAACTCCAGGCATTGGAGGCAAACTGCGCCAACAGACCGAGGACTTCGGAGTAATAGAGATTACGAACAGGGAAGAAGGTACCGAAGGTAAATATCTGATATTAGAACTTACAAAGCGTAACTGGGAAACCCACCACCTCATCAG includes:
- a CDS encoding IS5-like element ISMbu1 family transposase; this translates as MSLTNFAFKEEYKRLENLGDKLSEIESLIDWKPFRPIIAEMYINKTEFGGRPNVDEIVMLKMLVLQQWHGLSDPELERQATDRISFRKFLGFPAKIPDHTTVWAFRERISQAGKEDEIWNEMQRQLNKKGLKIKQGMIQDATFIHADPGHANLDTPRGNEAKTRRCKDGTWTKKASKSHFGYKLHTIEDTEYDLIRRYRTTTASVHDSQVDLSEEGEVVYRDRGYFGAISKGYDATMQRGVRGHPIGIRDKMRNKRISRKRAKGERPYAVIKNVFTSGFVRVTTLARVNVKMAITAFSYNLYQLRTIRRKSLG